In a single window of the Renibacterium salmoninarum ATCC 33209 genome:
- a CDS encoding penicillin-binding transpeptidase domain-containing protein — translation MNQAIRSSWVVAIALFTLILGSASYVQLFAADSLNNNAWNSRGLLQTYCNERGPILVGGQAIAQSVPSGDSCKFVRKYTDSPIYAGLTGFYSLTNGGTALEDSMNSVLTGQSPDLLYDRIAQILSGAQPKGSSVELTLDPAIQKMAYDMIPDGVQGSIVVMNPKTGAIIAMVSKPSYDANLLSSHDSKLNQQNYDQLVKVPGINMYGSKGYNDTYYPGSVFKIVDTAAALASGKYNKDSVLPNPAVLNFPGTTVGLPNYVSGGCSARTQADFAFALAQSCNTPFASIAADLGQQAITDQATKFGFNESGLKIPMQVAKSIFPNKDNSLLDPASLARSSIGQQDVRASPLEVAMMTAAIANGGTQMKPNLIQAVRTPDLKPVPNFDFKPEVLRQSTTPEIAKQITQWMQGVVDNGIGKGASVPGIPVAGKTGTAESDPSIPDSIKNSWFTGFAPANDPQVVVSIVVQGSNIIDSNKLTSPNASKLFEAVLKK, via the coding sequence ATGAACCAAGCAATTCGATCTTCTTGGGTGGTCGCAATCGCGCTTTTTACCCTCATCCTGGGCTCCGCGAGCTACGTTCAGCTTTTCGCTGCGGATAGTTTGAATAATAATGCCTGGAACTCACGTGGGCTGTTGCAGACTTACTGTAATGAACGCGGACCAATCTTGGTGGGCGGGCAAGCAATCGCTCAATCAGTGCCTTCTGGCGATTCATGCAAATTTGTCCGAAAGTACACGGATTCGCCAATCTATGCGGGTTTGACCGGATTTTACTCGCTCACCAACGGCGGAACCGCCCTCGAAGACTCAATGAATTCGGTACTTACCGGGCAATCGCCAGATTTGCTTTACGACCGAATTGCACAGATCCTTTCCGGTGCACAGCCTAAAGGTTCGTCAGTTGAGTTGACCTTGGATCCGGCTATTCAAAAGATGGCCTACGACATGATTCCGGACGGCGTGCAGGGGTCCATCGTGGTGATGAACCCGAAGACCGGTGCGATCATTGCAATGGTTTCCAAGCCGAGTTATGACGCCAATCTGCTCTCCAGCCACGATTCGAAACTGAATCAACAAAACTATGACCAATTGGTCAAGGTACCGGGCATCAACATGTACGGCTCTAAAGGCTATAACGACACGTACTACCCGGGATCAGTTTTCAAAATCGTCGACACCGCAGCTGCTTTGGCGTCCGGTAAATACAATAAAGATTCGGTGCTGCCTAACCCGGCCGTGCTGAACTTCCCCGGCACCACAGTGGGCCTACCGAACTATGTTTCTGGCGGCTGTTCTGCGCGAACTCAGGCAGATTTCGCTTTTGCCTTGGCTCAATCCTGCAATACGCCGTTCGCAAGTATTGCTGCAGACCTTGGTCAGCAAGCAATCACAGATCAAGCTACTAAATTCGGTTTCAACGAAAGCGGTTTGAAGATCCCAATGCAGGTTGCGAAAAGCATCTTCCCGAACAAAGACAACAGTCTGCTTGACCCCGCATCTCTTGCTCGTAGCTCAATCGGTCAGCAAGACGTTCGAGCGTCCCCGCTCGAAGTGGCCATGATGACGGCGGCGATCGCAAACGGTGGCACGCAGATGAAGCCAAATCTGATTCAAGCCGTACGAACCCCTGACCTCAAGCCGGTGCCCAACTTCGACTTCAAACCTGAAGTGCTTCGCCAATCGACCACCCCCGAGATCGCAAAGCAGATCACCCAATGGATGCAAGGTGTGGTCGACAACGGCATTGGCAAGGGAGCGTCAGTGCCAGGGATTCCGGTGGCAGGTAAGACTGGCACCGCTGAGTCTGACCCCTCGATTCCGGATTCCATCAAGAACTCGTGGTTTACCGGATTCGCGCCAGCCAATGACCCACAAGTGGTGGTTTCGATCGTGGTTCAAGGATCGAACATCATCGATAGCAACAAATTGACCAGTCCTAATGCAAGTAAACTCTTTGAGGCGGTGTTGAAAAAGTGA
- a CDS encoding protein kinase domain-containing protein gives MRPTSGITLGGRFQLTSRIAIGGMGEVWRAQDQLLGRTVAIKILKEEYTGDPGFLERFRAEARHTALLNHVGIANVFDYGEEAGSAYLVMELVPGEPLSTIIEREHVLSPDRTLSIIFQTGCALSAAHAQGLVHRDVKPGNLLITPDNRVKITDFGIARLADQVPLTQTGQVMGTAQYLAPEQATGQLATGASDIYALGIIGYECLTGHRPFSGESQIAIALAQVNDAPPPLPETLPKPVRALLMSMLSKDPANRPASADRLADAADAIRNGNIEAAHTAVPGMLLFESATGPITAPVDLGGTAPTSVVGSALPITSSAPATSALPMLPEDQPLAAERSWDPQDLDDSAPEPAKRGRSPWTWPLVGLIVLVLFVLGVIILQSMGFFSPKPSNSSPVQSSSQSSTSPTSSSSSPTTTSHAPTTPPPTTPPADDTVTINPAAFLGKDFATVQSQLIAMKMGVNGVEVFDDTKPAGTVLKISPTGVQKTGTEITVTYSKGPETVSVPGFVTGETVQSYSNKVAAVGLTPVGNGQPDDIVKSVTPGIGTNVKKGSQVTITSTPATPPKTP, from the coding sequence GTGAGACCGACGTCGGGAATCACCTTAGGCGGCAGATTCCAGCTCACATCCCGAATCGCCATTGGCGGAATGGGCGAGGTATGGCGGGCTCAGGACCAGTTACTGGGCCGCACCGTCGCGATCAAAATCCTGAAGGAAGAATATACCGGCGATCCAGGCTTCCTGGAGAGATTCCGAGCAGAAGCACGTCACACCGCGCTCTTAAACCACGTAGGAATCGCCAACGTTTTTGACTACGGCGAAGAAGCTGGCTCAGCCTATCTAGTCATGGAACTGGTGCCGGGAGAGCCGCTTTCGACCATCATCGAACGCGAACATGTACTTTCACCGGACCGCACGCTAAGCATCATTTTTCAAACCGGATGTGCTCTCTCAGCCGCGCACGCACAGGGGCTAGTGCACCGCGACGTGAAGCCAGGCAACTTGCTGATCACGCCAGATAATCGCGTCAAAATCACGGACTTTGGCATCGCCAGACTTGCTGATCAAGTCCCGTTGACTCAGACCGGTCAGGTTATGGGCACTGCTCAGTACCTGGCCCCTGAGCAGGCCACCGGACAGCTAGCTACCGGTGCCAGCGATATCTATGCGTTAGGCATCATCGGCTACGAATGCCTCACCGGGCACCGTCCATTCTCTGGTGAGTCGCAGATTGCCATAGCGTTGGCGCAAGTCAACGATGCACCGCCACCGCTGCCAGAGACCCTGCCAAAGCCGGTGCGCGCACTTTTGATGTCTATGCTCTCCAAAGATCCAGCGAACCGCCCGGCTAGCGCCGACCGGCTTGCCGATGCAGCGGACGCTATTCGCAACGGCAATATTGAGGCTGCGCATACTGCTGTTCCCGGCATGCTGCTTTTCGAATCCGCTACTGGGCCGATCACTGCACCGGTAGATTTGGGCGGCACTGCACCAACGTCAGTTGTTGGCTCAGCACTGCCAATAACAAGTTCCGCGCCAGCAACCTCTGCACTGCCAATGCTTCCCGAAGACCAGCCGTTAGCTGCAGAGCGCAGCTGGGATCCGCAAGATCTTGACGATTCTGCACCCGAACCCGCGAAGCGAGGCCGAAGCCCATGGACCTGGCCGCTGGTTGGGTTGATAGTCCTAGTGCTCTTTGTCTTAGGGGTAATCATCCTGCAATCGATGGGCTTCTTTAGCCCCAAGCCGTCAAATAGCTCGCCGGTACAGAGTAGCTCACAATCCTCGACAAGCCCGACGTCAAGCAGCAGTAGCCCGACCACGACGTCGCACGCTCCTACGACGCCGCCGCCCACTACGCCTCCAGCAGACGACACGGTCACCATCAATCCGGCTGCCTTCCTTGGCAAGGATTTTGCTACCGTTCAAAGTCAGCTGATCGCCATGAAGATGGGCGTCAATGGCGTGGAAGTCTTCGACGATACAAAGCCCGCGGGTACGGTGCTGAAAATCAGTCCCACCGGTGTGCAAAAGACCGGTACGGAAATCACCGTAACCTATTCAAAAGGCCCTGAAACTGTTTCAGTTCCTGGCTTTGTCACCGGAGAAACCGTGCAGAGCTACTCTAATAAAGTGGCGGCGGTTGGGCTGACCCCAGTGGGAAATGGTCAACCAGATGACATCGTGAAATCGGTCACGCCAGGCATTGGAACCAATGTCAAAAAGGGCTCCCAGGTAACAATTACCTCAACACCAGCCACGCCGCCTAAAACCCCATGA
- the pknB gene encoding Stk1 family PASTA domain-containing Ser/Thr kinase — MSESRILNGRYELGRLLGRGGMADVYLGKDIRLGRTVAVKVLRYDLARDPQFQARFRREAQAVAGLNHPSIVAVYDTGDTLPDIDSQETTRLPYIVMEYVEGETLRVLVKQGDLSIDHAIDYSLGVLSALEYSHRAGIVHRDIKPANVMVTKDGNAVKVMDFGIARAIADSSATMTQTQAVIGTAQYLSPEQARGETVDARSDLYSAACLLYEMLTGRPPFVGDSPVSVAYQHVRETAEAPSHFNTQVTPAIDSVLAKALQKDRQDRFQDAAAFRRALRAAKAGVELSPNKTPDTATDQLVSEIPTRLAAATPLPGAVAPPVDPEEVESGPSTRAMAKVLSGGPLTSGDVQEDAPEQVPMGFLQDQEISKAAKRKRGAWIITLFVLLALVLGGGGFFLYNQLNAKPPAPQTTQVPSIAGKSETDAFLAISSAQLKPTTVKVNSDTVKTGLAVETDPKEGSTVNLNTQVTLYVSKGPSSITIPDSLLKMTEAGARDSLRQLGLQPGTTTQIDDPTIPQGQVISTSPTIGQKVGSGTTVDINISTGKVKLPPLYGKTKDEATQALKDASPTLIAVFKDEENAVVEAGKITAQSPTDGTEVSQGSTVTITVAIAPKTPPSSSTPSPSCTPSSGPGSAVTCPPSSGKP; from the coding sequence ATGAGTGAGTCACGCATCCTCAACGGTCGCTACGAACTGGGTAGGCTGCTGGGTCGCGGCGGCATGGCTGATGTTTATCTAGGTAAAGATATCCGACTGGGACGAACCGTTGCGGTTAAGGTCCTCCGTTACGATTTGGCTCGGGATCCACAGTTTCAGGCCCGTTTTCGCCGCGAGGCGCAAGCTGTGGCCGGGCTAAACCATCCTTCGATTGTGGCCGTCTATGACACCGGCGACACCTTGCCTGACATTGATTCCCAAGAGACAACTCGACTGCCGTACATCGTGATGGAGTACGTCGAAGGCGAGACTTTGCGGGTCCTGGTAAAACAGGGCGATCTGAGTATCGACCACGCAATTGACTACTCCTTGGGAGTGCTCTCAGCACTGGAATACAGTCACCGTGCGGGCATTGTGCATCGTGATATCAAACCGGCAAACGTGATGGTGACCAAAGACGGCAACGCCGTCAAAGTAATGGACTTCGGCATTGCACGCGCCATTGCGGACTCGTCGGCAACAATGACGCAGACGCAAGCGGTCATCGGCACAGCCCAATATTTGTCTCCAGAACAAGCTCGCGGTGAAACAGTTGATGCGCGCAGCGATCTGTACTCGGCAGCATGTTTGCTCTATGAAATGCTGACTGGCCGACCACCTTTTGTTGGTGATAGCCCCGTTTCAGTGGCCTACCAGCACGTACGTGAGACTGCCGAAGCGCCTAGCCACTTCAACACGCAAGTGACGCCAGCAATCGATAGCGTGCTGGCAAAGGCGCTTCAAAAGGATCGACAGGACCGCTTCCAAGATGCCGCCGCCTTCCGACGCGCCCTTCGAGCGGCCAAGGCCGGCGTCGAACTTAGCCCGAACAAAACCCCCGACACGGCAACAGACCAATTAGTCTCTGAAATTCCTACCCGACTTGCCGCAGCAACACCGTTGCCGGGCGCCGTCGCTCCTCCGGTTGACCCGGAAGAGGTAGAAAGCGGTCCTTCGACCAGGGCAATGGCAAAAGTACTCAGCGGCGGGCCGCTAACAAGTGGTGACGTTCAAGAAGACGCGCCAGAACAGGTGCCCATGGGGTTCCTCCAAGATCAGGAAATCAGCAAAGCAGCCAAACGAAAACGAGGAGCTTGGATCATCACGCTCTTCGTCTTACTGGCATTGGTACTTGGCGGCGGTGGCTTCTTTCTTTACAACCAACTCAATGCCAAGCCTCCGGCACCACAAACCACTCAGGTGCCCAGTATTGCTGGGAAAAGTGAAACAGATGCGTTTCTAGCTATCTCTAGCGCGCAACTCAAACCCACTACTGTCAAAGTGAACTCGGATACGGTCAAGACTGGACTCGCAGTTGAAACCGACCCGAAAGAGGGCAGCACCGTTAACTTGAATACTCAAGTGACGCTGTACGTTTCAAAAGGGCCTTCCAGCATCACCATTCCAGACTCATTACTGAAGATGACTGAGGCTGGCGCTCGTGACTCGCTCCGTCAGCTTGGTCTGCAACCCGGCACCACAACACAGATTGATGATCCAACCATCCCACAGGGTCAAGTGATTTCCACTTCGCCTACGATCGGCCAGAAAGTCGGCTCCGGAACCACGGTTGATATCAACATCTCCACGGGCAAGGTGAAACTTCCACCACTCTACGGCAAAACCAAGGACGAGGCCACTCAAGCACTTAAAGACGCTTCTCCGACCCTTATTGCGGTATTCAAGGACGAAGAAAATGCTGTTGTTGAGGCTGGCAAAATAACTGCCCAAAGCCCCACCGACGGGACGGAAGTCAGTCAGGGCTCCACGGTAACTATTACCGTGGCAATAGCCCCAAAGACACCACCGTCTAGCTCCACGCCGTCGCCGAGCTGCACGCCGTCGTCAGGTCCAGGATCTGCGGTAACCTGCCCGCCTTCGAGCGGAAAGCCCTAA
- a CDS encoding aminodeoxychorismate/anthranilate synthase component II — protein MSTRILVIDNYDSFVYTLVGYLQQLGAETTVIRNDDVTLDEAVALAEVRDGVLLSPGPGNPAEAGVCIELIRWCAQNSKPMFGVCLGHQALAEAFGGVVAHAPELMHGKTSPVEHNGAAMFDGVPSPFTATRYHSLAAVRETIPDELEITAQTASGVVMGLAHRTAPLVGVQFHPESVLTEGGYRMLGNWLESLGMVGVAEASSELSPLIHR, from the coding sequence ATGAGTACTCGCATTTTAGTTATTGATAACTACGACTCTTTCGTCTACACCTTGGTGGGCTACCTGCAGCAGCTAGGGGCCGAGACCACTGTTATCCGAAATGATGACGTCACCCTTGATGAAGCTGTGGCACTCGCGGAAGTCCGGGATGGGGTTTTGCTTTCGCCCGGCCCGGGGAATCCAGCGGAGGCGGGCGTCTGTATCGAGCTAATTCGTTGGTGCGCGCAGAATAGCAAGCCAATGTTCGGTGTTTGCCTTGGGCATCAGGCATTAGCTGAAGCATTCGGGGGCGTTGTTGCGCACGCGCCTGAACTAATGCACGGCAAGACTTCACCCGTGGAGCACAATGGGGCTGCGATGTTTGACGGCGTGCCGTCTCCGTTCACCGCGACTCGATACCACTCCTTGGCGGCGGTTCGCGAGACAATCCCGGACGAGCTTGAGATTACTGCGCAGACGGCAAGCGGCGTCGTGATGGGCCTAGCCCATCGGACCGCCCCACTGGTGGGCGTTCAGTTCCATCCTGAATCGGTCCTCACCGAAGGTGGTTACCGGATGTTGGGCAACTGGCTGGAGTCCTTGGGCATGGTGGGAGTGGCTGAAGCTTCCTCAGAACTCAGCCCACTCATCCACCGCTGA
- a CDS encoding class E sortase: protein MKRDRSDRGRPRRSRPRKGVFRTIVQVFGELLITLGVILMLFVGWELWWTNIQSDQTQQQAVQQFAQNFKGPLTPQASAPTNYGDPVVTKAPDAAGETFGLAYIPRFGADYKPRPLVQGTAQRELDTLGLGHHYTSTAMPGAVGNFAVAGHRQTHGAVLDAIHALVPGDKIYVQTQDGYYTYVFRNSEIVLPTQTSVLAPVPTQSSAQPTDRYLTLTSCNPRFGVAERFIAYAVLESWQPASAGPPAEIAQQVQAAAGQG, encoded by the coding sequence CTGAAACGGGACCGGTCTGATCGCGGACGGCCTAGGCGATCCAGGCCGCGAAAGGGTGTTTTTCGCACCATCGTGCAAGTCTTTGGTGAGTTACTTATTACGCTCGGTGTGATCTTAATGCTCTTCGTCGGCTGGGAATTGTGGTGGACCAACATTCAGTCCGACCAAACTCAGCAACAGGCTGTTCAGCAGTTTGCGCAGAACTTCAAAGGCCCGCTTACGCCGCAGGCTTCCGCGCCAACCAACTATGGCGACCCGGTGGTAACCAAGGCGCCCGATGCGGCCGGTGAAACTTTCGGCTTGGCATACATCCCTCGATTTGGTGCCGATTACAAACCGCGGCCCTTGGTGCAAGGTACCGCGCAGCGCGAGCTGGACACCCTAGGACTAGGTCACCACTACACCTCTACGGCGATGCCGGGAGCAGTGGGCAATTTCGCCGTTGCTGGTCACCGGCAAACGCACGGTGCGGTGCTCGATGCCATTCACGCTTTGGTCCCGGGGGACAAGATCTATGTTCAGACCCAAGACGGCTACTACACATACGTCTTCCGGAACAGCGAGATTGTGCTGCCGACGCAAACCAGCGTTCTGGCTCCGGTGCCCACCCAGAGCTCTGCTCAACCAACTGACCGTTATTTGACGTTGACCAGCTGCAATCCGCGGTTTGGCGTCGCTGAGCGTTTCATCGCATACGCCGTGCTGGAATCTTGGCAACCAGCTAGCGCAGGACCGCCAGCAGAGATCGCGCAGCAAGTTCAAGCCGCAGCAGGACAGGGATAG
- a CDS encoding cell division protein CrgA has protein sequence MPESKSRRRPARSQQAEGASKAVKPNPIWFKPVMFGLMVIGLLWIIVFYITSNTGLVLPIPSVGAWNIAIGFGIAIVGFLMTTRWRS, from the coding sequence GTGCCCGAGTCGAAGTCACGCCGTCGTCCCGCCCGCTCACAACAGGCAGAGGGCGCTAGCAAAGCGGTCAAGCCGAATCCGATCTGGTTCAAACCAGTCATGTTTGGGCTAATGGTTATTGGTTTGTTGTGGATCATTGTTTTCTACATCACCTCTAACACCGGATTGGTCTTGCCCATTCCCAGTGTCGGAGCCTGGAACATCGCAATCGGTTTTGGCATTGCGATTGTTGGCTTCTTGATGACCACTCGCTGGCGTAGCTAA
- a CDS encoding citrate synthase: MARKRRTASAPAALTGAPLMVLDSPFALLTEADLYYRGRLASELALRHSFEQVASGLWSADSASLTEQPIKFSRPEFDEQKAAAPSALGSDARGTDFMLQALLIASSHDPFKRDLSPQSVAKLGMHAIAYMIEALPSKFANLAPIGSTASVSEVLWFKLTGRLAQANEAALLNMVLVLLLDHDLAESTFAGRVAASARAHPYAALISALSTLDSSLRGSVSVAARELIVAVMAGQSPERAISAKLNNGYGIPGFGHRIYQRRGPRAATLLAALRELPPYREALNAAAAIIAVVRARTESPVNIDFALAVLIIGAEMPADGGQTIFAVARSAGWLAHIMDEYRQAPLRLRPIGEYTGSMPQNSVD, encoded by the coding sequence TTGGCCCGAAAACGTCGCACCGCATCGGCGCCCGCAGCACTCACCGGTGCGCCGTTGATGGTACTCGACTCGCCGTTTGCCTTACTGACCGAGGCGGATTTGTACTACCGAGGGAGATTGGCGAGTGAGCTTGCGCTGCGCCATAGCTTTGAACAAGTCGCTAGTGGGTTGTGGTCGGCCGACTCAGCAAGCTTGACCGAGCAACCAATCAAGTTTTCGCGGCCAGAATTCGACGAGCAGAAGGCGGCAGCTCCATCTGCCCTGGGTTCGGATGCTCGTGGCACCGATTTCATGCTGCAGGCACTGCTCATTGCGTCCAGCCACGATCCATTCAAACGTGACTTGAGCCCACAATCGGTCGCGAAATTGGGGATGCATGCAATTGCTTACATGATCGAGGCGTTGCCTAGTAAATTCGCCAATTTGGCGCCAATAGGTTCCACTGCGAGCGTTTCCGAAGTGCTGTGGTTCAAGTTGACGGGCCGCTTAGCTCAGGCCAATGAGGCGGCACTGCTGAATATGGTCTTGGTACTTTTGCTTGATCACGATCTAGCCGAATCCACCTTTGCGGGCCGAGTTGCAGCCAGCGCTCGAGCACATCCCTACGCGGCTCTGATCAGCGCATTGTCTACCCTGGACTCCTCTTTGCGCGGCTCAGTAAGCGTTGCGGCAAGAGAACTCATCGTCGCGGTCATGGCCGGGCAATCGCCGGAACGAGCAATCTCGGCCAAACTAAATAATGGTTACGGTATTCCAGGCTTTGGGCACCGGATCTATCAGCGCCGTGGCCCCAGAGCAGCGACCCTCCTTGCGGCCTTGCGGGAACTGCCACCGTATCGTGAGGCCCTCAATGCCGCAGCCGCGATCATCGCCGTCGTGCGCGCCCGAACCGAGAGCCCGGTCAACATTGACTTCGCGCTCGCGGTATTAATCATTGGCGCTGAAATGCCAGCTGACGGCGGTCAGACGATCTTTGCCGTCGCCCGAAGCGCTGGCTGGCTCGCCCACATTATGGACGAGTACCGGCAAGCACCCTTGCGATTGCGCCCGATTGGTGAGTACACCGGGTCAATGCCGCAAAATAGCGTGGATTAG
- a CDS encoding citrate synthase → MQTVSRLDNTLIYVPRGLTNVVVTETQLSDVRGREGFYHYRQYSAIELAKH, encoded by the coding sequence ATGCAAACAGTTTCCAGACTCGACAACACCTTGATTTACGTGCCGCGTGGCTTAACTAATGTGGTTGTCACCGAAACTCAACTCAGCGACGTACGCGGTCGTGAAGGCTTTTATCACTACCGCCAATATTCGGCGATTGAACTGGCCAAACATTGA